A region of the Arenibacter antarcticus genome:
TTTCTTTCCGTTAGCTCCTTTATTGGTTAAAATCGTATAGAGTTCACCGTTGGACAAAGAGGTTTCATCCAAACTTAAATAGTAGCTTAAATTTTTTCCAAAGAGCAACCAATCTTGTGAATGTTTCTTTTGTGGCCAATCCTTGAAGTCGCTAAGATGGTTTTTGTAGTGATACTGTAGGGTTTTGCCATTAATTTTATAATAGTCGCCAAACCGTTTAGCGCTTACGGCATGGGTGTCAAACGATACCTTTTAAAAAAGAGGCAAACTCGCTGGTTATCCGAGTGCCTTTAGCTATTAAATTCCAATCTCTTTTTATGATCTTTCCCGTATCCATAAGAGTCCAGCGCCTACGCTTTATATGGAGCAGTACCGATTTACCTCTTAAGGGGAAGTCCTCAACTGTTACCTCTGGCAGGAAGCCTTTGGACTGGGCTATTTCTGATTGGTGCTCTTTGGGGAGCACGTTCTTTTCTTCTAAGTAAAAATGAATCTTACCTTCTGATGATTTATGGCCTACAATTTCAAAGTAATCCAATACGCCTTCTGGCAACAAATACCGCACTAATTCTATATCCAAGATTTAATCTCTTTGTTGTCAAAGATAAAGATTCTCCCCAAGTTTTACACTTGACTCGTGATCAGTTCCCGTGGCCCTTTGTGCTTCGCTTCGCTTGCACTCCGGGACGGTCAGTGATATTTATTCTA
Encoded here:
- a CDS encoding transposase; this encodes MDIELVRYLLPEGVLDYFEIVGHKSSEGKIHFYLEEKNVLPKEHQSEIAQSKGFLPEVTVEDFPLRGKSVLLHIKRRRWTLMDTGKIIKRDWNLIAKGTRITSEFASFLKGIV